GATATAATTTTTTCAGTATTCTTGCAACTTCCATCATGGTAATGGTTCCGGTTCCGTTATCGGTTGCACCGGTGCCGCCATCCCAGGAATCGAGGTGTGCTGATAGTATAATATATTCATCAGGTTTTTCTGAACCTTTGATTTCGGCAACGGTATTGAAGGTTGGTGCAATTCCTTTGTCTTTAGAATTGGCTGTGATTTTCAGTTTTGGTGTAGTTCCGTTTTTCAGCATTCTGTAAAGCTGTCCGTAATCCTCAAGAGAAACATCCATAACCGGGATTTTTTTTGTTCCTGCCGAAAATATTTTGTTAACACCGAAGCCCCGGGACCAGTTTGAAGAAATGATTCCGGCTGCACCGGCTGCTTCAAGCTTTGCATTCAAGGTACGCGACGTTTCTCCTGAAGCTTTAATTGAATTCTGCCACGCTTCAGATGCGGCTTTGGACTCCGCCTGCATTTTTTCGAAAGATTCTGGTGTTGCAAATTCTTTCCAGTTGTATTCAGGTCTGCCGGATGCCTGATATTGGGAAACCATAACGAGTTTTCCCTTTACTGATGAAAGAAATTTGGTGAAATCTTCTTTACTGCTGAAGGTCGGAAGCATCACCACATCTGCAGTTAAACCTTTAGCCGGAGTCGCCGGGCTGAAGGCGAGCTGCATCCCTTCAAGAGATTTTGCATAAGGATAGACCATTTCGAGAGAAGAAGTTCCTCTTTCCCAGGATTTCCATTCTCCCCACTGTTCGTTGCGTGCATCGATTCCCCAGTTTTTGAATTGTTTTACCGCCCAGTCGTGAGACTGCTGCATTTTTGGACTTCCCACCAGTCTTGGACCGATTCCATCGAGCAATTCATAGGCGAGTTTCTCAAGTTGGGAATTGTTGTAAGTTTCATCCATTATGGATTTTGTCATTTGGTCCTGCGTTTGGGCATTGAGTCCCGCTGCAAGGACCGTCGAAAGCATTAAAGCTTTAGCATAGTTCTTCATTCTATATAACTTTTGGTGCTGAAGATAATATTTTTTGGGAAGAGAGAAAAATATAAATGGTGATTGGGTTTCAGATTTCGTAAAAATTTACTGCGATCGAAAAATAATAATCAACAAAACTGGCTGATAGTAGGTAAGTTGGCAAAAAACTTGTATAGGGAAAGCCATGCTTATAAAAAATCTCGTTTTAATCCTTTATTTTTGTTTTCTGAATTTAAATGCCCAGTCTAAGGCAGATCACGTGCTTGGCAAATGGCTTGCAACCGATCACAGTGTTGCTGTAGAGGTATACAAACTGAAAGGTGAGTATAAGGCCAAAGTGATTTGGTTCGACGAGAGCAAAGGAAGCGGAAAACCGATGCATACCCGTACCGATTTCGAAAATCCTGATCCCAGTCTGCGGCACAGAAAGATATTAGGAATGGAGGTTTTGGATGGTCTTGTATATAATCCGGCAAAAAACGAATGGGAACATGGTAAAATCTATGATGCCAGTTCGGGCAGGTTATGGGATTCCTCTGCCCAGATCACGGAAAACGGCCTTCTGAAAGTACGCGGATACTGGAAATTTAAGTGGATTGGCAAAAGCATGACTTTTAAGAAAACTAATTACTCAACCTTAACTAAACTATAAATCTATAAACTATGAATTTAATCATCCGACTTCTTGTTACCGCAGTAGTGGCATTTTTTCTCACTAAAATTCTTTCAGGCGTACATTTCGATGGGTTTTCCACGGCAATTGTGTTTGCAATCGTTCTGGGGATTCTGAACCTGATTGTTTCGCCCATTCTGAAAATTCTCGGTCTGCCTCTTACCATTATTACTCTGGGGCTTTTTTCCCTGGTCATTAATGCTCTGGTTATTCTGATTGCAGATTATTTTATTGACGGGATGACGATTGATGGGTTCTGGTGGGCATTTATTTTCAGCATTGCGCTGTCACTTATTACTTCACTGTTGAACGGGATTTTTACTTCTTCAGAATAAACTTTAAATAAATCAAATCTCAGATCACCGCGACCAGCGGTGATTTTTGTTTTACCGGTAATATTTGGATGGAGCTTAACCGGAATCTTTTAAGCACAGCAAATCATCATAAATTTCTATATTTGTAAACACAGTTGCAGTCTGCATCTGTAATGATCAAAATTGATTTTTTATGAAGTTAAAACACACTATTCTCGCAGTAGCTGCGCCTTTTCTTATGAATGCACAAAATGTGATGACGCCCGAAATCCTCTGGACATTAAATAAAATTGGCGTTTCGGCAGTTTCACCCGATCAGTCGTCTTTAATTTATACCATTGGGAAGACCGATCTGAAAACTGAAAAAAACAATAAGAAAACCTATTTTCTCAATATCAAAAATGCTGAAGCTGCTAATCTTGACTTAGGTAAAAAAGCCCTGATCCAATGGGATAAAAACGGCATCTACGTACAGGAAGGCGATAAAATTTACCTTTCGAAAGATGCAGGAAAAACCTGGGCAGAATTTTACACGATTGGCGAAGTCGATAATATTGTGATTTCACCCGACGGAAAAAAGATTGCCTTCAGTAAGCAGGTTTTGGTTGAAAAAGTGATGGGTAAAGACAAATATCAGGATGTTCCGAAATCTTCCGCTCACATTTATACCGACCTGAACCACCGCCATTGGGATTATTTCAGCGAAGGAAAATATAATCACGTTTTCGTGGTGAACGTTGCAGACAAAGTTGAAAATGCAAAAGATTTGCTTGAAGGTAAAATGTGGGATTCGCCGCAACGCCCTTTTGGCGGAGCTGAAGATTTTGTCTGGAGTCCGGATTCTGCACAGCTTTTATACGTTACAAAACCTCTGAGCGGAGCGGAATACGCCCAATCAACCAATACCGATATTTTTGCTTATGATTTAGCAGCAGGTACTACGTCCAATCTTACTGAAAGCAATAAAGGTTACGATGTTGCTCCGAAATTTTCTCCGGACGGAAAGACTTTGCAGTGGATGTCGATGGAAAGAGACGGTTACGAAGCAGACAAAAATGATATTAAATTGATGGACTGGAA
The window above is part of the Kaistella faecalis genome. Proteins encoded here:
- a CDS encoding M20/M25/M40 family metallo-hydrolase, with translation MKNYAKALMLSTVLAAGLNAQTQDQMTKSIMDETYNNSQLEKLAYELLDGIGPRLVGSPKMQQSHDWAVKQFKNWGIDARNEQWGEWKSWERGTSSLEMVYPYAKSLEGMQLAFSPATPAKGLTADVVMLPTFSSKEDFTKFLSSVKGKLVMVSQYQASGRPEYNWKEFATPESFEKMQAESKAASEAWQNSIKASGETSRTLNAKLEAAGAAGIISSNWSRGFGVNKIFSAGTKKIPVMDVSLEDYGQLYRMLKNGTTPKLKITANSKDKGIAPTFNTVAEIKGSEKPDEYIILSAHLDSWDGGTGATDNGTGTITMMEVARILKKLYPNPKRTIIVGLWGSEEQGLNGSRGYVSAHKDQMPKIQALFNQDNGTGRIANISGQGFLNSYDYLGRWLAAVPKELTKDIKTTFPGTPGGGGSDHASFVAAGVPAFMLGSLNWSYGNYTWHTNRDTYDKIVFDDVKSNVALIAIMTYMASEDPEKTSAERIKLPVNERTGEQMKWPEVKEPTRKGGLD
- a CDS encoding DUF2147 domain-containing protein, producing the protein MLIKNLVLILYFCFLNLNAQSKADHVLGKWLATDHSVAVEVYKLKGEYKAKVIWFDESKGSGKPMHTRTDFENPDPSLRHRKILGMEVLDGLVYNPAKNEWEHGKIYDASSGRLWDSSAQITENGLLKVRGYWKFKWIGKSMTFKKTNYSTLTKL
- a CDS encoding phage holin family protein — its product is MNLIIRLLVTAVVAFFLTKILSGVHFDGFSTAIVFAIVLGILNLIVSPILKILGLPLTIITLGLFSLVINALVILIADYFIDGMTIDGFWWAFIFSIALSLITSLLNGIFTSSE